A DNA window from Thiothrix subterranea contains the following coding sequences:
- a CDS encoding DsbC family protein — protein sequence MYKKMILGALISVALATTGAMADDVPADLGDKMKPMFGGSAPDSLKSTPVAGMFEAKFGGEIIYVTGDARYVFVGDLIDAQNKSSLTEASRSADRVAIVKTIDATKSIEFKAKGEEKHVLYAFTDVDCPFCVKLHKEVPALNEKGVTVRYLAYPRAGVGSPAYKKMVNIWCADDKAAAMNQVKNDGKELEAKECTNPVAEQFELGQKLGVNGTPALLTLDGTMIPGYRPADQLAKMLDDAKAAAAK from the coding sequence ATGTACAAAAAAATGATTCTGGGCGCACTGATCAGTGTTGCGCTCGCAACGACCGGGGCAATGGCTGACGATGTGCCTGCGGATCTGGGCGATAAAATGAAACCGATGTTTGGTGGCAGCGCCCCTGACTCGTTGAAATCAACCCCCGTAGCGGGCATGTTTGAAGCCAAATTTGGCGGCGAAATTATTTATGTAACGGGCGATGCGCGTTATGTGTTTGTCGGCGATTTGATTGATGCACAAAACAAATCCAGCCTGACCGAAGCATCACGCTCTGCTGATCGGGTGGCCATCGTCAAAACCATCGACGCAACCAAGAGCATTGAGTTCAAAGCTAAAGGCGAAGAAAAACACGTGTTGTATGCCTTCACTGACGTTGATTGCCCATTCTGCGTGAAATTGCATAAAGAAGTGCCAGCACTGAATGAAAAAGGCGTGACCGTGCGCTATTTGGCTTATCCGCGTGCAGGTGTGGGTTCACCGGCTTACAAAAAGATGGTGAACATTTGGTGTGCGGATGATAAAGCCGCTGCGATGAATCAAGTCAAGAATGACGGTAAAGAATTAGAAGCTAAAGAATGCACTAATCCTGTCGCTGAGCAATTTGAATTGGGTCAAAAACTGGGTGTGAATGGTACACCGGCCTTGCTGACCTTGGATGGCACGATGATTCCGGGGTATCGCCCGGCGGATCAGTTAGCCAAGATGTTGGATGACGCGAAAGCGGCAGCGGCGAAGTAA